The genomic window tcggagggtaggtgcctcatggtaagcacagggagcgcgtaatccgcgtttaaagtccgccgaggtatcctcacccttcagccgctcatgtccctattgccctcttgttgctattcagtgactggttacagtaagtgaggtggcgagtctccacctgccgtttttacatgtacctaatacattgtcatccactaacatcccatcaaaatagcccaagtagttttcctccatagttagcaatagtttagcacagaaccggggattgtcttttttttaacgacgtccaccggggattgtccttgggttcatttctatagtgtataaagggataatcgtcggttttgtgtcaccatttcattaaagttgtctcaaaagggcttcagcgtgttggcttcgaccccacgtttgcctcccaaaaatttggaactctgtagtcccgaggtctggaagagatatacaaaataataatgaagataaaacgcaacaaagttagagagtggaggctcgtgacgccacgtctaggtatgtaaaatttgtactaagcagtgacttaacacgaaattcaagcgttgttgtatcttcgttattatttgtttgtgagagagagaaaagaaaaatgcgtgtccattattttagggttatctaaaagacggactaattacttattttgattcactatacctatttcataacattcatttctatacatttcaagtgtagtattgctcttgaagttccacatcaggtgttccagatcttcgatgtttacacgtcaatagagagtgcttatcagattgaaccacttttgctaaaacgtcatatctttataagctatagtctagctgggctcctgggtttccacattaggtgttttacatcttcaatttttataagtcaacagagagtgcttatcagattgaacaacttttgctaaaacgtcatacctctatatgctatagtctagctgggcccctggagttccacatcaggtgttttagatcttcaatttgtataagtcaatagaaagtgcttatcaaattgaacaacttttgctaaaacggcatacctgtatatggtacagagaagctgggctcttggggttccacatcaggtgttccagatcttaaaatttataatctcagctgaaaatgctcatcaaatgaaacaatttttgccacggcaccatatttgtatctcttatagttttattggtctgttggagttctgcatcaggtcttcaagtttcgaagataaattatagcctatatgttgaccaggcctaatactgatacaacaaagaaaaaatcattgaaatccgttcagtagttcggaagattagcgtgtacaaacaaacagacatacagacatacagacatacagacatacagacaaacagacagaattttttttttggatttgtgctccattactgtttctaaaccccacccaattattatttttttaatatattcaatgtacagacacagtttttttacagatttattatatgtatagatcaaTATTCGTTGTTAGTTTAATTCATCAAATCTTCTCAAATTCATACCGCTCAAGTTATTAATAcagtatgtcatcatcagtcgCAAAGCGTTTTTTTAATCGCTCGTTTTATAATTCCCCATAATTTAACACCACAATAATCGTGTCACGACGACATAATTATCAATACATTTTCTGGCACCTGTAAAttgaaacagaaataatacGGCGTTTGTAAACATTGTAAGACAAACGTCGATATATGGGCCAGTGCCAACTCGAAACTGGCCGTGGCTAGTTTTCTAAAGAAACCGATCGCTTAGCATAAACGTTGCTGCTTTTTCAAGCTCATTCGGATTTCCTCTCGTTTATTAATCAAGGGATCGCTGATAAAGCTAGCGCCGTAAGACTTTCTAAAGAGCGTTTACTCTTACTTTATATAGTAACACCTTAAGTTCCGGTGTTGCCACTgtttaagattattattatggTGGCAGCCACGTCGGGCGAACGTGACTGGGTGCATGAAAGAAATGTGTCTGTCAGACACTGGTAGCCGTCACCGTGTCCATCAAATGCGTTTGTGGCGTCTTTTTAGTCTTGTTGCATTTCAATCTTTACGTTTTTAACTGCTACGTTAGGTAGATAGTATTAAAAGTATAGCGTTAGTTATtttgtaacatatttttaaataaatacctacgtaatatcTGCCTGGGTGATTAACAGCGTGGAGATTCCCAAACCGCTTTAGAAGGTGACATTGACAATTTGAACTTTTGAATTTTGACACAAGGCCATCGTAACGAAACCTAAACTAATTCGAAACATatgtttttatgaatgaaacGCATCAATTATTGTTTATAGGCATTTCGTTGTTTGATGTGAATTCTGTTAGGGCATTGAATTCTGAGAACGTGTCTACATcaaagaatattttgtttaacgTTAATACTTGGCGGATTTAAAAAGGTTTCAAGTAGTTACTGGATCAATTCTAACGGGTTTCGATAACTCCGCGAACACAACCTTGTAGAGACTGGATCATTTAATGGGAGTAAGGAGAAAAAAAGTTGCCTGCGAGTGGTTACACGACTTTATGTACTTAGGTACAAGCAACTTTTATAAACTAAGTATTAAACCGGAGATGTATTGGCATAAAGCCACTATCCCTCATGCGAGGATTATAGATTTTTAATCTATGTTTTTTTCTGAGATAGATGACTTTTGATTGAATTTTGATTAGATATGCGTTGATAGCTACTACGTATTTACGGAAAACTCAGCTCATTTTCCACGTTCCATGAAGGTTTTAGTATTTTGCTAATTAAATTGTTAAGCtgttattaagaaaaaaatgcgATCCATTTTCGAATTTCCATTGAGTACTGGCCACTTTGACATAACGAAAGAGGCTCCCTTGACTAAAAAGTTAGTAAACTCACCAGATCAAGTCTCAAGCTGAATGAGACGTGTTTGGTCGGCGGGGGCGCGACGGCCGGGGGGCCTTCGTAGAAGGCTGCTTCTTCCAGACCGTAGTCCGACTCGCTCTCCGTCCATTCCAGCTTCATAGTGCTGGGACTGTAAAGAAGAATAGAGAAATTAGTTAAAAAGTCCATAATGAACCTGAATGGACGATAGGATAGAATAAGTCATCAACGTCGATTGTAGGTTTGTCTATTAGACCACCTGGGTGTCTTCATAGCAATCGCCTAAACAAAACGAATAAGAACCGATTGTAGGTGTATCTATGTGTAACCACCTGTGTCTTCATTTCAATCGCTTAAGGAAAATGAATAAGACTAATGAAGAAATTAACCCCTAAAGGCAtgaaacaaattcaaaataccCGAAGCTCCTAACAGAAAAatacaatgtttattatttgCCTTTAAAATATACTTGACTTCTCACTCCCGTCGCCCCTGCCcatcaacatttatttttatgactacCAGTTGATGCAACGTAGCTTGATCAGGCCCCATAATAAGGCTTCGGTAACCGCAAGCCAGTCTACTATGTATCGCTAATATTCGACTGTCAATGTCTTCTGTCTTGCTCACAcaccataaaataaaaagaaatgagGTAGCCGTCAAATTAGTCGAAGCCTGAATAAGGTATCGAACCTGTTCGTCATGTTAAGGAACCCATTTGCTCTatccgtcttttgttttttgtgtaaGTCCTGCGTAGAACTTGTGTAGTTTTTATGTATAAGTAAGAAATTTTGTAAGGATGCTCCGAGTAAGGGGATGGACTTTTTACTCTTTCGTGATGTTCCATTTCTATCAAAATTCAACCTAAAGCGTACCATAAAGTATCATTtattcgattttatttttataactaagtTTTCAGGACTGCATAAGCCAATAAGAAGAAAACAGTTAAATAGTTTGTATTATATTCTTTACATTAATTTTTGATAAGAATGATAATATTCGTATTTACAAGCGTACTACGAGCTACGAGGTACAAAATAGAATCATTTAAAAGCACTCCAAAAACTTCATTCATGTATTTTTAGTCTATGGGCCGTTCCTCGAATGGCCAGGACATTTTATACAGTAAATGTGTCGTCAGAATTCGGCTCGTCTGAAGCCGGCAACGTTACGGCTAATATCCGCCGGATACGAACCGATCTGACACCACCCGACATTATTGTCTTGTAATTGAAGCGGCGTGTCGATTTGTTCATTTGAATGCTAGGGTGGCTCACTTAGGGGAAGCTGAGCCCCCGAGCTCTGACGCTCGACTCGCCTAAATTAGGAGCCACTGATTGAAAAGGATGCATCTACTCAATTGTTTGCAGTTTGAACCTAATTTATCAATTTGAATAGGGTGCAAAGGTTTCTTGAATCTTCTGTTATACAACTTATTACGATTAAAAGATAAGACTATATCGCTAACTAGAATATTATCAAAAAAGTCTTTATTAAGTAATAGAGTGATTTAAAATTTAGAGAAAAGGCCGGTGACTTTACAAAATTGCTGAAGTTAAATTAGCCTTATTGTAACGTAAACTGTAAGCCAATCATATCGGTGcattataaaaattattgcACAATGAAACGCTGAACTAATAATACTGATGAAATCATACGCAATAGAGTTGTATACCTACCGAGATTAACTGAGTTCTTGAAAGAAAACTTCACAGCACTATACACCCAACCTCTTATAACAACGAATAGAGTCACTTTTCAACACTTCAACAATCTAAAACAGAAGACAACGgtgaaaaaatgaaattcagataaataattttcacgGTTCCGGTAAGAATGAATAACTACCAAGTATTACGAATGACAATACTGAATAATTTGAACCGACTAAGGCCTCGCGAATATCGTATGACCGTCCAAAATGACAATGTTTCCAACACTATCTTATCGCTGATAAACTTATCAGTACGTAATAACATAAATAGCGCATAATATCTACAAGCGTATGAAGGCACATAGATATGGTCCCTTCTTAGTAATCACACTAATTACGTTACTAATTGTACCTACGAGTTTAATTGCGTCTTTAGTACGAAAATAATGGATTATTTTAAATCACTGCAGCTCCTGACAGCCATTTACAATAGCTGAAAAACGCCATGCATAATGGCCGAAAAAAACTTGGAATAGGtataaagaaaaaccatttattaaaaaagttggATTCTCTCTTCATGTCTGACCAACTTAACAGCAATGTATGGATACCAAATAGTGTTGTTTTCAGAAAAGCTAGTAGGTCCTATTCTCATTATCAAATAGAACCTGTCCCAACACAGTAGTGTTAGCGCAGCAGGGTCACGGCGTCACATAAAGCAAGTAAATGATCTCCGACCTATGCAACATGAGCCTGTTGGCACGCAATTTAGCACGAGAGTCCGATTTCTTGCATCGCGTGACCGATAATGTGATCATTTTCTACCTGATTTCATTGAAGAAAGCCTTctaataaacgttttatttgtgtctctgtttttttttgcatcgaCTTTGGTAATGCTGATATTAAAACTTCTTGGACAGTGACCATAACCTAAAAAATATCCTGACATAATCCAAAAATATTGTCACCTCATTGACAAtgacagtttttattttcaaatcttcGTTTTATAGTTCGCCGAAATAAATCgtctgttttttaaataaaatggcaAAGAGAATAACTGCGAGTGCTATAAAATGGAAGGAGTTAGAAAAGAGAGTGCCACCTGAGCAATCAGTAAACTTTTATGCTTTCAAGGGAAAATCTGAGGGATATTTGCGCCGGTAACAAATTTTTACTTACGTCCATTGTACatttaaaactttgtttgtcCTAATCCTGGAGTATTTTCAACTTTGCAGCATGCTTGCAAGTCCTGCGGAGCCACCTAAGATAAACTGGGATCAGTATAAAAAATTGGTCCCCGTACCTGGGCTAGTGGAAAAGTTCCAGTCTCAATATACATCATTGAAGATCCCTTACCCAGAAGATAAGCTGAGTGCTTCAGTCGACAAACAGTGGGAAGAGTTGAAGCCACAAATCGCGAAGTTCAGTGAAGAAATGAAGAAGCTAATAGAAAAGTAAGAAGTAATTTTAGTACCTAGATCTAATTGAAGATAGATTTAGGACAGTATTTTCGTGTTTTCTGCATTATTAAGATATTGCCTAATTTACTCAGTCGTACGATTTGACGAGCTTTAAGATCGAACTTATGGTACCTATAAAATAGACAAAGCTCGCTTTATAAATACTTACTATTTAAATGTACTGTATTTTTTCCAGGAGTGAAGCAGAAATAAAGAGAATAAATGCTTTACCGAAATTCGAAGATATGACCATGGAAATGGTGCGCGAAAGGTTTCCTGAAATCGCGTTAGATCCTGTGGGCAAGCCTACTTTCTGGCCACATACCGATGATGAGCAACTGGGATATGTGGACCCGACTCAAAAAATAGGCAAATAACAATCTCAGctctatgtacttactttaataTTCAAGACGTGAACTTATCTACATCTTGATgtctattttgattttaaatacatttttttagatACTAAAATTGGTATTCTTTGCCTCTATTTTGCTACCTTCATTCATATTCAGTTTATTCGAAGAAATATTTAACGAATTTACATATGAGCCGAATTTATAAGATTTTCTTAGACATTGTTCGCGTGCGTGAAGCAAGACAGTATGCGGGCGCCGATTGGCCTGAGGGCAAGTGCAAATATCGCGTGACTTATTGTTTTTGGCTAGGGTTACTGTCCAGTCGATAATCAGACCAATTATTGTTCTTCTGAACGGAGCACCTGGCAAATTAGGGACGGGAGACTTTCATTGACGTGCCAAACTATCGTCAGTCTTGTTGATAGCACAATGTTCTGGAATTCGGATTAGTTTCGGATTTCGACTTTCTCGCTGCGACAGCCCTACATAGATGTGTCGCATTAAAGGGCTGCACTCCCGTCTAAATATAGTGTCGTGTTCAGGGTCGCCGCGGACACTCCGGCCAACAAGTTGCGCGAAGCAAATTATGATTGATGATAGGTTTAGATTTCACCCAGACTCGTTTCCACTTTAATTAACATCAGTAGGATAACTTATCCGTAACACTATGCTAAGAATGATCGTTATTTTAGGATTAAGGACATTAATCTTTTTGTTGAACTTCGGTATTTGCGCAAAGCTCTATTTATGGCTTTAATTCGATTTTTtctgttttgaagatttaagcttAAGTATTCTTGCATAGTAACAAGAGTCTATTTCTGTATTAGCTGTGTTCAATTTTCATACAAAAGCTGGTTTATTGAATGAAGTTTGCGTGCATGTGTGGGTGCGCAAGCGCAGTTGGTTGCATTTGACGCGCACTAACTGTTCCAGCCAGACGCCCGCGCCTCTTCCGAGAAAACTTGCTCTGTACGATTTCATTATAACCAGCGCTATTATAAGTGCGACTCCCAACATTATTGCAATTTGATGCCGCATGCCGCCGGATACAGATCTCGAATCCATTAATACCTTTGGTTCTTGAACCTCACCTTGTTAATTTGATGTCTCAGTCTCGACTATCCTGAAGTACTAGATCTAATCACTGTATATGAAACAAGCTGTCGAACAGGATACAAAATCCTGTTAAACATCCTCTCAGTTGTTTCACAAAGTCGCGGACACTCAATAGTAGGAAACAAACTCTTTATGCTTGAAACAACAAACACTTCAGTTCCGTATAATCGTT from Helicoverpa zea isolate HzStark_Cry1AcR chromosome 20, ilHelZeax1.1, whole genome shotgun sequence includes these protein-coding regions:
- the LOC124640411 gene encoding ATP synthase subunit d, mitochondrial-like; this encodes MAKRITASAIKWKELEKRVPPEQSVNFYAFKGKSEGYLRRMLASPAEPPKINWDQYKKLVPVPGLVEKFQSQYTSLKIPYPEDKLSASVDKQWEELKPQIAKFSEEMKKLIEKSEAEIKRINALPKFEDMTMEMVRERFPEIALDPVGKPTFWPHTDDEQLGYVDPTQKIGK